The following proteins are encoded in a genomic region of Nitratireductor sp. GISD-1A_MAKvit:
- a CDS encoding ornithine cyclodeaminase: MKVFDAAAVHAALPWPKLIDALLQAHRGAMPVSDVVVQNDPADTGNQFITLPGWVPGGPIAVKMVGVFPGNERLSPPQPNVQGLVAMFDGETGAPVLVADGAAMTARKTAGDSALGSLLLSREDAQVLLVVGAGALAPHFAAAHLAARPSLKRVLIWNRTVRKAEEVADSLRRNGVDAQSVADIDEAAASADVITCVTMSDRTLIRGALLKPGTHLDLVGAYMTSLRETDDEALTRGRVFVDTRCGMENTGDLGPALASGAINAAQIAGDHFDLAQGRVQGRRTADEITVFKNVGGAHLDVFTAIALHNAA, from the coding sequence ATGAAGGTCTTCGACGCTGCAGCCGTCCATGCTGCCCTGCCCTGGCCCAAACTGATCGACGCTCTCCTGCAGGCCCATCGCGGCGCGATGCCTGTGTCGGACGTCGTGGTACAGAACGACCCGGCAGACACGGGCAACCAGTTCATCACGCTTCCAGGCTGGGTGCCGGGGGGGCCGATCGCTGTGAAGATGGTTGGCGTTTTTCCCGGCAATGAAAGGCTTTCCCCGCCGCAACCCAATGTGCAGGGTCTGGTCGCCATGTTTGACGGCGAAACCGGCGCGCCGGTGCTGGTGGCTGACGGAGCAGCCATGACCGCGCGCAAGACGGCGGGCGATTCCGCTCTTGGCTCCCTGCTGCTTTCCCGCGAGGATGCGCAGGTGCTGCTGGTGGTGGGCGCAGGAGCGCTCGCGCCGCATTTTGCCGCTGCCCACCTGGCCGCGCGACCTTCGCTGAAGCGGGTCCTGATCTGGAACCGTACCGTGCGCAAGGCGGAAGAAGTGGCCGATAGCCTGCGCCGAAACGGGGTGGACGCGCAGTCGGTCGCTGATATCGACGAAGCTGCGGCAAGTGCGGATGTGATTACGTGTGTGACCATGTCTGACCGCACTCTCATCAGGGGGGCTCTGCTGAAACCGGGTACGCATCTGGACCTTGTCGGTGCCTACATGACCAGTCTGCGGGAAACCGATGATGAGGCGCTCACGCGCGGTCGCGTGTTTGTCGACACACGCTGCGGCATGGAAAACACGGGCGATCTGGGGCCGGCGCTCGCCAGCGGAGCGATCAACGCGGCACAAATCGCGGGCGACCATTTCGATCTTGCACAGGGCAGGGTGCAGGGGCGGCGCACAGCGGACGAGATCACGGTTTTCAAGAATGTTGGCGGTGCTCATCTCGATGTCTTCACGGCGATCGCCCTGCACAATGCCGCATGA
- a CDS encoding PfkB family carbohydrate kinase — MDCYHDQQRMFPGGNCVNHAVFARRFGARTAYAGAVSDDAAGRAIRDAFIAEGVETSLLRIVPGQTAYCVITNEDGERVFTGANLGVSVIAPSPDDLAWMNDADAVHTGRSSHVDSWLEHFASLTRVSYDFATINEEDRIASIAPHCFLAGFSGSHLERDEAIALTQMTLRHGASWAVITRGENGALLAGPDGVIEAPAVPVQPIDTLGAGDTFIARTLVGLLRGEAPVTFLREAAEAAAATCLAQGAFGHGAPMEVDLTTLQTIDEIYATTRPAPGPDTELPATT; from the coding sequence GTGGACTGCTACCACGACCAGCAGCGAATGTTCCCCGGTGGAAACTGCGTCAATCACGCGGTGTTTGCGCGACGCTTCGGGGCCCGCACCGCCTATGCAGGCGCCGTATCCGACGACGCCGCAGGGCGGGCCATCCGCGATGCCTTCATTGCGGAAGGTGTCGAGACCTCCCTCCTTCGCATTGTGCCCGGGCAAACCGCCTATTGCGTGATCACGAATGAAGATGGCGAGCGCGTTTTTACCGGCGCAAATCTCGGGGTCTCAGTCATCGCTCCTTCGCCCGACGATCTTGCCTGGATGAATGATGCGGACGCCGTTCATACCGGTCGCTCCAGCCATGTGGATTCCTGGCTGGAACATTTCGCCTCGCTTACACGCGTTTCCTACGACTTCGCCACGATCAATGAGGAAGATCGTATTGCCAGCATCGCCCCGCACTGCTTTCTGGCCGGGTTTTCGGGTAGCCACCTGGAGCGGGACGAAGCCATCGCCCTGACGCAGATGACGTTACGCCACGGGGCTTCATGGGCAGTGATCACCCGCGGAGAAAACGGTGCCCTGCTGGCTGGCCCTGACGGCGTGATCGAGGCTCCGGCGGTGCCGGTCCAACCCATCGACACCCTGGGTGCTGGCGATACTTTCATCGCTCGCACCCTTGTGGGCCTGCTGCGTGGTGAGGCTCCGGTTACTTTCCTCCGTGAGGCAGCAGAGGCGGCAGCCGCAACCTGCCTGGCACAGGGGGCCTTTGGCCACGGTGCCCCGATGGAGGTGGATCTGACCACATTGCAGACGATCGATGAGATCTACGCCACCACGCGCCCGGCCCCTGGGCCGGACACCGAACTCCCGGCAACAACATAA
- a CDS encoding alpha/beta hydrolase: MLAQSTHSAEDRRKALYQRGRTTIFSCKADPRFSYSLYVPEDIDTVGNPELLVAVHGTARMQFQYREAFAGFGHYNNTVVLAPLFPVGVRGDGDADGYKYILEGDIRYDLVLLSMVAEVEEMLGCRFPPFMLFGFSGGGHFTHRFLILHPEKLKAVSIGSPGSVTLLDRDRDWWVGIRNMRELFGRDLNVPALRAVKVHLAVGGADVETWEIQHREGGRRYMEGANDAGLTRVDRNNSLRASLEKEGVTVTQDIVPGVAHNMEGIVPYTIRFFRSVLQNQGDQASK, from the coding sequence GTGCTAGCGCAATCGACACATTCCGCGGAGGATCGCCGCAAGGCGCTTTATCAGCGAGGACGGACAACAATCTTTTCCTGCAAGGCGGACCCGCGCTTCAGCTACAGTCTCTATGTTCCCGAAGACATCGATACGGTCGGAAATCCCGAGCTGCTGGTCGCGGTGCACGGTACCGCACGCATGCAGTTTCAGTATCGCGAGGCCTTTGCCGGTTTCGGCCACTACAACAACACGGTCGTGCTCGCTCCGCTCTTTCCAGTGGGGGTGCGCGGAGACGGGGATGCAGACGGCTACAAATACATACTGGAAGGCGACATACGCTATGATCTGGTGTTGCTTTCGATGGTGGCAGAAGTCGAGGAGATGCTCGGCTGTCGCTTTCCGCCCTTCATGCTGTTCGGGTTTTCCGGCGGAGGGCACTTCACGCATCGGTTTCTGATCCTCCACCCCGAGAAACTCAAAGCGGTTTCCATCGGCTCGCCGGGCTCCGTCACCCTGCTCGACCGCGACAGGGACTGGTGGGTCGGCATTCGCAATATGCGAGAGCTGTTTGGCCGGGATCTCAATGTGCCCGCGCTTCGTGCAGTCAAGGTGCACCTCGCCGTTGGTGGTGCTGATGTTGAGACGTGGGAGATCCAGCACAGGGAAGGCGGCCGGCGGTATATGGAGGGAGCCAATGATGCCGGTCTGACCCGTGTTGACCGGAACAACAGTCTGCGTGCCTCGCTTGAGAAAGAAGGAGTGACCGTCACACAGGACATTGTGCCGGGGGTCGCCCACAATATGGAAGGCATTGTTCCCTACACAATCCGGTTCTTCCGCAGTGTCCTTCAGAATCAGGGGGATCAGGCTTCAAAATGA
- a CDS encoding LacI family DNA-binding transcriptional regulator yields the protein MAKKSKATIADVARLAGVSTATAGRVLGRYGYAKEETREQVMQAARKLGYRTNALARSLITGKTRTIGVVAGDIQNPFYASILRGIADVVESRDFGLLIVNSDERLDKEIRAVNLLMEKQVDGLIVSPCDTLRAHHLRDLQAAGLPLVLLDRGVAGMAVDRVTVDNIAASERAVAALISAGHTRIGLVSELLEEQEGGLNGFIRRGLAGEVLSTDTLYPSWQRLLGYLRAHRQAELEVAPSLICRVGAYSAGAAQAAVKALFENADRPSAVFATDGTMSEGVIGAVSAAGLAVPRELSLVCFDDLEWMSFLSPGITTMAQPRLAMGEAAATMLLERIEGYDAEGRAVVKRGPGTSSGVRSRPRTMRGKAVSASSLTRQRCAGPVVQPVSPTGFSRRSQPGRDPCR from the coding sequence GTGGCGAAAAAATCGAAGGCAACGATAGCAGACGTGGCGCGGTTGGCGGGTGTTTCGACTGCCACCGCGGGCCGGGTTCTCGGTCGCTACGGTTATGCAAAAGAGGAAACGCGCGAGCAGGTGATGCAGGCGGCGCGCAAGCTCGGCTATCGCACCAATGCACTCGCCCGCAGTCTCATTACGGGCAAGACACGCACCATCGGCGTCGTTGCCGGAGACATCCAGAACCCGTTTTATGCCTCGATTCTGCGTGGCATAGCCGATGTGGTCGAAAGCAGGGATTTCGGTCTGTTGATCGTGAACTCGGATGAAAGACTCGACAAGGAGATCCGCGCGGTCAATCTGTTGATGGAGAAACAGGTTGACGGGCTGATCGTTTCTCCCTGCGATACTCTGCGCGCGCACCATCTGCGCGACCTTCAGGCAGCGGGCCTACCACTCGTCCTTCTCGACCGTGGTGTGGCCGGGATGGCGGTGGACCGGGTTACGGTCGACAATATTGCTGCCTCTGAACGGGCCGTTGCTGCACTGATTTCGGCCGGCCACACACGTATCGGGCTGGTAAGCGAGCTGCTCGAAGAACAGGAAGGCGGTCTGAATGGGTTCATAAGGCGCGGTCTTGCCGGTGAGGTGCTGTCGACGGACACGCTGTATCCGAGCTGGCAGCGCCTGCTCGGATATCTGCGCGCGCACCGACAAGCAGAGCTGGAAGTCGCCCCTTCGCTCATCTGCCGGGTGGGCGCCTATTCGGCAGGTGCTGCACAGGCGGCGGTCAAGGCGCTGTTCGAGAATGCTGACCGTCCGAGCGCCGTGTTTGCCACAGACGGCACCATGTCTGAAGGCGTGATCGGTGCGGTATCCGCAGCGGGGCTGGCCGTGCCGCGGGAACTCTCGCTTGTCTGTTTTGACGATCTCGAATGGATGAGTTTTCTTTCCCCCGGCATCACAACGATGGCTCAGCCCCGTCTTGCCATGGGAGAGGCTGCCGCGACCATGCTTCTCGAGCGCATTGAGGGATACGACGCGGAGGGGCGGGCTGTGGTCAAACGGGGCCCCGGTACATCGAGCGGGGTTCGATCGCGGCCCCGGACCATGCGAGGGAAAGCAGTTAGCGCTTCATCCCTGACCCGTCAGAGATGTGCGGGTCCCGTGGTTCAGCCGGTGTCGCCAACGGGTTTCAGTCGCCGGTCGCAGCCCGGTCGGGACCCTTGTCGTTGA
- a CDS encoding ABC transporter substrate-binding protein: MHKKPVGKHVLAAFASALLLSSSGIAQAETVLKAAFIQDIRGTNPGVDRDGNTDTIHMHVVEGLVAYAGDFSIKPMLADSWTVSEDGLTYTFKLREGVPFHNGEVMTSEHVKWSWDRFMDPQTKWRCRSYFSGENGPEVVSMEAPDAHTVIYRLASPSATFLGNLARFDCGNTAVLHPDSVDADGKWVEPVATGPFRFGEVKYGRYIDLEKFDDYASRSDPQDGYAGAKKVLFDRVRLQILPEPSVSKAAYLAGDIDLLTVQPADLVEMEAAPNTQIVNAETALWDTLLLNSNDPLLKDRRIRQAMAHAINREQVVAVISEGPRPRQPFTIAAGLIVFLRRSVGTAAL, translated from the coding sequence ATGCACAAGAAACCCGTAGGAAAACACGTATTGGCGGCATTCGCGTCCGCCTTGCTGCTCTCCTCCAGCGGCATCGCGCAGGCCGAAACCGTGCTCAAGGCGGCCTTTATCCAGGACATACGCGGCACCAATCCCGGTGTGGATCGCGATGGCAATACCGACACCATTCACATGCATGTGGTTGAGGGGCTTGTGGCCTATGCGGGGGACTTCTCCATCAAGCCGATGCTGGCCGACTCCTGGACCGTGAGCGAAGACGGTCTCACCTACACGTTCAAACTGCGTGAGGGCGTCCCGTTTCACAACGGGGAAGTCATGACTTCCGAGCATGTCAAATGGTCGTGGGATCGCTTTATGGACCCGCAAACGAAATGGCGCTGCCGGAGCTATTTCAGCGGTGAAAACGGGCCGGAAGTCGTTTCCATGGAAGCGCCCGATGCGCACACCGTCATCTATCGTCTTGCGAGCCCAAGCGCGACCTTCCTGGGCAATCTTGCGCGTTTCGACTGCGGGAACACGGCAGTGCTTCACCCGGATTCTGTCGATGCAGACGGGAAGTGGGTGGAACCGGTGGCGACCGGGCCCTTCAGGTTCGGGGAAGTCAAATACGGTCGCTACATCGATCTCGAAAAATTTGACGATTATGCAAGCCGCTCCGACCCGCAGGATGGTTATGCAGGTGCCAAGAAAGTTCTCTTCGACAGGGTTCGACTGCAGATTTTGCCCGAGCCCTCTGTCTCGAAGGCTGCTTATCTCGCTGGCGACATCGATCTTCTAACGGTTCAGCCCGCGGATCTGGTGGAGATGGAAGCGGCTCCGAACACGCAGATCGTGAACGCTGAAACGGCCCTTTGGGATACACTCCTCCTGAACTCGAACGACCCACTCCTGAAGGACAGGCGGATCCGCCAGGCCATGGCGCATGCCATCAATCGCGAACAGGTTGTGGCGGTGATCTCGGAAGGGCCGCGGCCGCGCCAACCCTTCACCATTGCCGCCGGCCTCATCGTTTTTCTCCGACGTTCAGTGGGAACAGCTGCCCTATGA
- a CDS encoding ABC transporter substrate-binding protein, whose protein sequence is MPPASSFFSDVQWEQLPYDPEKAKALLQEAGYEGQPIEILTNKRSGAYYERALIAQSMLKKVGINAELKVLEWGTQLDAYTSGEYQMQSFSYSPRLDPALSFEMITGEQSRKVWKDPEAIALVEKAMVVSDREERQAIIDELHRRFIEEVPAIGLGHRDKFYAVRNNLEGFTPWGAGKEIFWGVELK, encoded by the coding sequence TTGCCGCCGGCCTCATCGTTTTTCTCCGACGTTCAGTGGGAACAGCTGCCCTATGACCCGGAAAAGGCCAAGGCGCTGCTTCAGGAGGCCGGCTATGAAGGCCAGCCGATCGAGATTCTGACCAACAAGAGGTCGGGAGCCTATTATGAGCGCGCGCTCATCGCCCAGTCCATGCTCAAGAAAGTGGGCATCAACGCCGAGCTGAAGGTGCTCGAGTGGGGAACCCAGCTCGATGCCTACACCTCCGGTGAATATCAGATGCAATCGTTCAGCTACTCCCCGCGGCTCGACCCCGCCCTGAGCTTCGAGATGATCACAGGCGAACAGTCTCGCAAGGTCTGGAAGGATCCCGAGGCGATTGCACTGGTCGAAAAGGCCATGGTGGTTTCGGACCGCGAAGAGCGCCAGGCCATCATTGACGAGCTGCATCGTCGCTTCATCGAAGAGGTTCCGGCCATCGGTCTTGGCCACCGCGACAAGTTCTATGCGGTACGAAACAATCTTGAAGGCTTCACACCGTGGGGTGCGGGTAAGGAGATCTTCTGGGGAGTGGAACTGAAGTAG
- a CDS encoding SIS domain-containing protein, translating into MSLPDRYHPAVSAALSSIDVTALRHVFFVACGGSLSIMHPAKFMFDQHASLPSDVFNAAEFVARQPKRLGPDTLVILCSMTGTTRETTAAAKFAREKGAVTIGLTVDPDSPLGAAVDHPVKFEAPYTTGVPIDAKDSNYSIIYQIVMGLVAASGGEDLTGVLIESLSGLQAVIDRAQETYAPLWDRYAEHFAKQDVIYTMASGASYGAAYSFAICVLMEMQWINSQAIHSNEFFHGPFEVLDETRCFVLMKGIDSTRALDERAEAFLHRFGRAENILVLDAAELDLAGIDPRFQGNVVPLIFFDTLWRFIYKVADHRQQVMLDGRRYMKKLTDY; encoded by the coding sequence ATGTCTCTACCCGACCGCTACCATCCGGCCGTTTCGGCCGCATTGTCGTCGATCGACGTGACGGCGCTGCGCCATGTTTTCTTTGTGGCCTGTGGGGGGTCGCTGTCGATCATGCATCCGGCCAAGTTCATGTTCGATCAGCATGCATCGCTGCCCTCGGACGTCTTCAACGCCGCTGAATTCGTTGCCCGTCAGCCCAAACGCCTTGGACCGGATACGCTCGTGATTCTCTGCTCCATGACGGGAACGACAAGGGAAACAACGGCAGCCGCGAAATTCGCAAGGGAGAAGGGAGCTGTCACTATTGGTCTGACGGTTGATCCCGATTCACCGCTCGGTGCGGCCGTCGATCATCCGGTGAAGTTCGAGGCGCCCTACACGACGGGCGTTCCGATCGACGCGAAGGACAGCAATTACTCCATCATCTACCAGATCGTGATGGGGCTCGTGGCCGCATCCGGTGGAGAAGACCTGACGGGTGTTCTGATCGAGAGTCTTTCCGGTCTGCAGGCGGTAATCGACCGCGCACAGGAAACCTATGCACCCCTTTGGGACCGGTATGCCGAACATTTCGCGAAGCAGGATGTGATCTACACGATGGCATCCGGGGCGAGCTATGGTGCGGCCTATTCCTTTGCCATCTGTGTTTTGATGGAGATGCAGTGGATCAACAGCCAGGCCATACACTCGAACGAGTTCTTCCATGGCCCGTTTGAAGTCCTGGACGAGACCCGGTGCTTCGTGCTGATGAAGGGTATCGATTCGACCCGGGCACTGGATGAGCGCGCCGAGGCGTTCCTGCACCGTTTCGGCAGGGCCGAGAACATACTGGTTCTGGATGCGGCGGAGCTTGACCTTGCGGGAATAGACCCGCGGTTCCAAGGAAATGTCGTTCCGCTCATCTTCTTCGACACGCTTTGGCGCTTCATCTATAAGGTTGCTGACCATCGTCAGCAGGTCATGCTCGACGGTCGCCGCTACATGAAGAAGCTCACCGACTATTGA
- a CDS encoding C45 family autoproteolytic acyltransferase/hydolase, which produces MSSVTPPPQIEVEGPAEVRGEAYGRAADAQIKCGVERYQTFLAAKGCTWDAVVKAGSLLAETLEQTCPEQHRELIAVARGAGVDLTDVLLINGRSEILNAAGMNLEAEDRKALDDGCTAAVAMPERTAEGRLIHGQNWDWRPECEETTVVLVVRREDGPDLMTYVEAGGLARAGFNDAGIAITGNNLQIAGESWAKPGIPLSVIRRLVLEAETYPAALQAVASSPRTVSNNMIISYAGDGGEAFDLETTPEEIFWLVPDNGLLVHANHFLSPAAQAKVVDKGLLNGMDTLYRDRRVRTRLDRAGDQITQADFEEAFSDAFGHPAGVLRSPVSRNRSQSISATVATILMDASARTMRVRQSPYKEGEYATYTL; this is translated from the coding sequence ATGAGCAGTGTCACGCCTCCTCCCCAGATAGAGGTCGAAGGCCCGGCCGAAGTGCGCGGCGAGGCCTATGGCCGGGCTGCCGACGCGCAGATCAAGTGCGGTGTCGAGCGATATCAGACATTTCTCGCAGCAAAAGGATGCACCTGGGATGCCGTGGTCAAAGCAGGCAGCCTGCTGGCCGAAACGCTGGAACAGACCTGCCCGGAGCAGCATCGCGAGCTGATTGCGGTGGCGCGAGGCGCGGGTGTCGACCTGACCGACGTTCTTCTGATCAACGGGCGCAGCGAGATCCTGAATGCGGCCGGAATGAACCTTGAAGCAGAGGACCGAAAGGCGCTTGATGATGGCTGCACGGCAGCGGTTGCAATGCCTGAGCGCACTGCCGAAGGACGGCTGATCCATGGGCAGAACTGGGACTGGCGGCCCGAATGCGAAGAGACGACGGTTGTCCTGGTTGTTCGTCGTGAAGACGGACCAGACCTTATGACCTATGTCGAGGCTGGAGGCCTTGCCCGCGCCGGTTTCAACGACGCAGGGATCGCCATCACCGGCAACAATCTGCAGATTGCCGGAGAGAGCTGGGCCAAACCGGGAATCCCGCTATCCGTTATCCGGCGCCTCGTGCTCGAAGCTGAAACATATCCCGCTGCCCTGCAGGCGGTGGCTTCCTCACCGCGCACCGTCTCCAACAACATGATCATCAGTTATGCGGGGGATGGAGGCGAGGCATTCGACCTGGAAACCACGCCTGAGGAAATATTCTGGCTCGTTCCCGACAATGGTCTGCTCGTCCATGCCAATCATTTCTTGTCGCCGGCAGCGCAGGCCAAGGTGGTGGACAAGGGCCTGTTGAACGGCATGGATACGCTATACCGCGACCGCCGCGTGCGGACCCGGCTTGACAGGGCCGGAGATCAGATCACCCAGGCTGATTTCGAAGAGGCTTTCTCCGACGCTTTCGGTCATCCGGCTGGCGTGCTCCGCTCTCCTGTGTCGCGCAACAGGAGCCAGTCGATATCTGCGACGGTCGCCACGATCCTCATGGATGCTTCAGCCAGGACGATGCGGGTCCGCCAATCGCCATATAAAGAGGGCGAATACGCGACCTACACCCTTTGA
- a CDS encoding GntR family transcriptional regulator yields the protein MAQEDLLPLYEQVRRKLLSEIEAGRLAEGSFLPSEFDLCAKYGVSRITLRRAVAELCAEGRLVRQQGRGTLVAPRKVQQTISLSGFSDVIEGQGHKAGHRVLECEENATSPTTAARLQATRLYRFVRLLEMNDQPMTLENLYVDAERFADVLEPVTAGGSFFASLRSAYGAEPASAERQIDVGFARADEAGVLGVSTTQPVYRIEKLVFDRAGLPLALSQTVTPCHLVTLAVNN from the coding sequence ATGGCGCAAGAAGACCTCCTGCCGCTCTACGAACAGGTGCGGCGCAAGCTTCTGTCCGAGATAGAGGCAGGACGTCTTGCTGAAGGCAGCTTTCTGCCGTCCGAATTCGACCTCTGCGCGAAATACGGCGTCAGTCGGATCACTCTGCGCAGGGCAGTCGCAGAGCTATGCGCGGAGGGGCGTCTGGTGCGTCAGCAGGGCAGGGGCACGCTGGTTGCTCCGCGCAAGGTGCAACAGACCATCTCGCTTTCGGGTTTTAGCGATGTGATCGAGGGGCAGGGGCACAAAGCGGGGCACCGCGTGCTGGAGTGTGAAGAGAACGCAACTTCTCCAACCACTGCGGCGCGGCTTCAGGCGACGCGGCTGTATCGTTTCGTGCGTCTGCTCGAAATGAACGATCAACCGATGACGTTGGAAAACCTGTATGTGGACGCCGAGCGTTTTGCCGATGTGCTTGAACCCGTAACGGCGGGCGGGAGTTTCTTTGCCAGCCTTCGCAGTGCTTATGGAGCAGAGCCGGCGAGCGCCGAGCGGCAGATCGACGTAGGCTTCGCCCGCGCCGACGAAGCCGGAGTGCTAGGTGTTTCGACCACGCAGCCTGTCTATCGGATCGAGAAACTGGTTTTTGACAGAGCGGGGCTTCCCCTCGCCCTGTCGCAGACCGTCACACCCTGTCATCTGGTCACGCTCGCCGTCAACAATTGA
- a CDS encoding GntR family transcriptional regulator → MPETAKSPKNADREHVQLSERIVRDINIGEYGPGEWLKQIDLEQRYGVTRIAVRRVLDELVAKRLVEHIPNRGYRVYALSPKQRREVSEIRTLLETAAAPGIVEQATEKDIAELTTLAEGFKEAAYNGTILEQNEANLRFHLRLLELCSNKSLVELITELRQRGPAAPVTRWHTVAQLEKASNDHFLIVEAIRNRDVEAMKEVITSHINDKGPDRAATGD, encoded by the coding sequence TTGCCGGAAACCGCAAAATCGCCGAAAAACGCCGACAGGGAGCACGTTCAGCTCTCTGAGCGGATTGTCAGAGACATCAACATCGGCGAATACGGTCCGGGTGAATGGCTGAAGCAGATCGACCTGGAACAGCGATATGGCGTGACCCGCATCGCGGTGCGGCGGGTTCTCGACGAGCTGGTAGCCAAACGCCTGGTCGAGCACATTCCAAATCGCGGATACCGGGTCTACGCGCTCAGTCCAAAACAGCGTCGCGAGGTGTCGGAGATACGCACGCTTCTGGAAACGGCAGCGGCGCCGGGCATTGTGGAACAGGCGACTGAGAAAGACATCGCGGAGCTCACGACGCTGGCGGAAGGTTTCAAGGAAGCAGCCTACAATGGCACTATCCTTGAGCAGAACGAGGCCAATCTCCGTTTCCACCTGAGGCTTCTCGAGCTCTGCTCCAACAAATCTCTGGTGGAGCTGATTACCGAGTTGAGACAGCGTGGTCCGGCGGCACCGGTTACCCGCTGGCACACGGTGGCACAGCTTGAAAAGGCATCCAACGACCATTTCCTGATTGTGGAGGCAATCAGGAACAGGGATGTGGAGGCAATGAAAGAGGTCATCACAAGCCACATCAACGACAAGGGTCCCGACCGGGCTGCGACCGGCGACTGA
- the dctP gene encoding TRAP transporter substrate-binding protein DctP codes for MNQLTSTFRLLTAAAAMTTMLTGVALAQEISIRIATVNSPTSESWKGVMATAERVTERTDGRVKFEGFPSGQLGTTTDSIEQASQGLPVMTFTSASFLSSFGVPELSIVEGPFIVSSTEEAETLAFSDLMQGYYDRLAEMAGIRVVAINWFDGPRHMIGTAGYSSPEDLKGVRMRVPPVETWLKTFEPLGVVATTVEAAEVYSALSQGVVSAAESPLTGLRASKWPEVAKEITLTGHFNLFTGWVMSEAAFQQISEQDRAILLEEFRKGGQNLTQVSADLEAEIRSEFESQGVTFHEADLDAYRKATASFYTSFPNWPDGLYDKVRAAATGN; via the coding sequence ATGAACCAGCTGACTTCAACTTTCCGGCTGCTCACCGCCGCCGCAGCCATGACAACCATGCTTACGGGAGTGGCACTGGCTCAGGAAATCAGCATTCGCATTGCCACGGTGAATTCGCCCACCAGCGAATCATGGAAAGGCGTGATGGCGACGGCAGAGCGCGTCACCGAACGCACCGACGGCCGCGTCAAATTCGAGGGTTTCCCTTCGGGTCAGCTGGGCACCACCACGGATTCGATCGAACAGGCCAGCCAGGGTCTGCCGGTCATGACCTTCACCTCCGCCTCATTCCTGTCCAGCTTCGGGGTACCGGAGCTTTCGATCGTCGAGGGGCCCTTCATTGTCTCCAGCACCGAAGAAGCCGAAACGCTCGCCTTCTCCGATCTGATGCAGGGTTACTATGACCGACTTGCCGAGATGGCCGGCATTCGCGTTGTCGCCATCAACTGGTTCGATGGTCCACGCCACATGATCGGCACTGCCGGCTATTCATCACCCGAGGACCTGAAGGGTGTGCGCATGCGGGTGCCGCCGGTTGAAACCTGGCTGAAGACATTTGAACCGCTGGGCGTGGTGGCCACCACGGTTGAAGCCGCAGAGGTCTACTCTGCCCTTTCACAGGGAGTGGTCTCCGCAGCGGAAAGCCCCCTCACCGGACTACGCGCCTCAAAATGGCCCGAAGTGGCCAAGGAGATTACGCTGACCGGACACTTCAATCTCTTCACCGGCTGGGTGATGAGCGAAGCCGCGTTTCAGCAGATCAGTGAGCAGGACCGCGCCATCCTTCTGGAGGAATTTCGCAAGGGTGGCCAGAATCTGACCCAGGTCTCCGCAGATCTCGAAGCAGAAATCCGCTCCGAATTCGAAAGCCAGGGCGTTACGTTCCACGAGGCGGACCTGGATGCCTACCGCAAAGCGACAGCGAGCTTCTATACGAGCTTTCCGAACTGGCCCGATGGCCTTTACGATAAGGTTCGCGCGGCAGCGACTGGCAACTGA
- a CDS encoding TRAP transporter small permease subunit, with translation MRNQLFGVSLFVDLLPPRLAFAARLLADMLVLLIAAQVIRAAFAQITTARFTVFLSLGWPKWIMAALLAAGMTMVVLSRLLEMAVNIRNQRP, from the coding sequence ATGCGAAATCAGCTTTTCGGCGTCTCCCTCTTCGTGGACCTGCTACCGCCCCGCCTCGCTTTTGCCGCCCGCCTTCTGGCAGACATGCTGGTTCTGCTGATCGCTGCTCAGGTCATCCGCGCCGCATTTGCGCAGATCACAACTGCCCGCTTCACGGTATTCCTCTCGCTCGGCTGGCCAAAATGGATCATGGCTGCGCTGCTGGCAGCGGGCATGACCATGGTCGTTCTTAGTCGCTTGCTGGAGATGGCCGTCAACATCAGGAACCAGCGTCCGTGA